From Pseudobdellovibrio exovorus JSS, a single genomic window includes:
- the holA gene encoding DNA polymerase III subunit delta, producing MAIVDHQKFYKDLEDKKFKPVYFLFGDEPYLLNQCVNRFKYAVLDENSTDFNYSLYYGGDADITQVKDTVETLPVFAPNRLVILKNAHDLKDSALQELESLITNPVDSTVFVMLAEKIDKRKKVIKNILDNATCVEFKKPYENQVPQWISYICKNVNLKITTDAIHRLHRLVGNNLTELENQIFKIQDYIGDKTQIDITDVNTVVSVSREESVFDFTKALGQKDRVKALEQLVNLMDQGQNEIAIVSLVARHMRLLLTVRAGMDQGYGGAKLAGLANVPSYYIESYCDQARIWPVKKIEEALIVLHETDKALKSSPLSSHIWLENLVLKSCSL from the coding sequence ATGGCGATAGTAGATCATCAGAAATTTTATAAAGACCTTGAAGATAAGAAATTCAAGCCGGTCTATTTTCTGTTTGGTGACGAGCCCTATTTACTGAATCAATGTGTGAATCGTTTCAAGTATGCGGTTTTAGATGAAAACAGCACGGATTTTAACTACTCACTCTATTATGGTGGTGATGCTGATATCACGCAGGTCAAAGATACGGTTGAAACATTGCCAGTTTTTGCTCCAAATCGCTTAGTTATTCTTAAGAATGCACATGACTTAAAGGATTCAGCCTTACAGGAATTAGAATCGCTAATCACAAATCCTGTAGATTCCACTGTGTTTGTGATGTTGGCTGAAAAAATTGATAAACGGAAAAAAGTTATCAAAAATATTCTAGATAATGCCACCTGTGTCGAATTTAAAAAGCCCTATGAAAACCAAGTGCCACAGTGGATTTCTTATATTTGCAAAAATGTGAACTTAAAAATCACAACTGATGCGATTCATAGATTGCATAGATTAGTCGGAAACAACCTGACAGAGCTTGAAAATCAGATTTTCAAAATTCAAGATTATATCGGGGATAAGACTCAAATTGACATCACCGACGTCAACACGGTGGTTTCTGTCAGTCGTGAAGAAAGTGTCTTTGATTTTACCAAAGCGCTAGGTCAAAAAGATCGCGTGAAAGCCCTAGAACAATTAGTGAACTTGATGGATCAAGGACAAAACGAAATTGCTATTGTCAGCTTAGTGGCGCGCCACATGCGCCTTTTACTGACAGTGCGTGCGGGCATGGATCAGGGTTACGGCGGTGCTAAGTTAGCCGGCCTTGCTAATGTGCCGAGTTATTACATTGAAAGCTACTGCGATCAGGCCCGCATTTGGCCCGTGAAAAAGATTGAAGAAGCCCTGATCGTATTACATGAAACAGACAAAGCGCTTAAATCATCACCACTGTCTTCGCATATTTGGCTTGAAAATTTGGTATTAAAATCCTGCTCTTTATAG
- the lptE gene encoding LPS assembly lipoprotein LptE, which translates to MLLVSSGCAYRLSSEYATLPGGVKSIQIPVFKNESPEVGVETFFTNSLKSEALRSRFVRLQNEESTAEAVLQGTIKSITVIADESVIEAKNTQYMPTETVLATQYKVTVNVDVVLKRRGSTEVLWSGSFRQESNYSAPQITLPVINTANALYNVSAKRQTLDAIAKEMMQAAFDRMVEDF; encoded by the coding sequence ATGTTGCTCGTGTCTTCTGGGTGTGCTTATCGATTAAGCTCTGAGTATGCCACATTGCCGGGTGGGGTTAAAAGTATTCAAATTCCAGTGTTTAAAAATGAGTCCCCAGAAGTTGGAGTTGAAACTTTTTTCACCAACTCGTTGAAATCAGAAGCTTTACGCTCACGATTTGTGCGTTTGCAAAATGAAGAGTCGACCGCCGAAGCTGTTTTGCAAGGAACTATTAAAAGTATCACTGTGATTGCCGATGAGTCGGTCATCGAAGCAAAAAACACTCAGTACATGCCAACAGAAACCGTTTTAGCGACTCAATATAAGGTGACTGTAAATGTAGATGTGGTTTTAAAAAGACGTGGCAGCACGGAAGTGTTGTGGAGCGGAAGTTTTAGACAAGAGTCGAATTATTCAGCACCACAAATTACGCTACCGGTTATTAATACGGCCAATGCACTTTACAACGTCTCGGCTAAAAGGCAGACTCTTGACGCTATTGCGAAAGAGATGATGCAAGCTGCGTTCGATCGCATGGTAGAAGATTTTTAA
- a CDS encoding pyridoxal-phosphate-dependent aminotransferase family protein, whose protein sequence is MSNAILLAPGPVQLHPEVQKILAQPMIHHRTPEFDAILKRVLQDLKFLFQTTQPVFMHTSTGSGGMESLLVNLLSPNDEVLAIVSGKFGERWADMAALYGAKVHRLDVTWGEAVNPDVVQQYLDQHPQTRLVLCQATETSTATAHNIEALGKIISKTSALFLVDGITATGAYNIPMDTWHIDGLVAGSQKAVMLPTGLSFVCLSEKAWKVAQTAPLPRFYFDLRKEYKANQNGETLFSSSVPLIKALDFVLTRIQEVGLQRHFLQLRRRADFTRELARQMNLQLFSKSPSDSVTALCVPEGIDGAKLRTHLEQKYQVTVMGGQDQLKGKILRIGHMGYIRDEDMVETMTRLAQALQDFQFNIDPQQIKVASENWLKSHTV, encoded by the coding sequence ATGTCAAATGCTATTCTTCTAGCTCCAGGCCCGGTTCAACTGCACCCCGAAGTGCAGAAGATCTTGGCACAACCCATGATCCATCACCGCACACCTGAATTCGACGCCATCCTAAAACGTGTTTTGCAAGATTTGAAATTTTTATTTCAAACGACTCAACCTGTTTTTATGCACACCTCTACTGGTAGCGGCGGTATGGAATCTTTGCTCGTAAACTTACTATCACCAAACGATGAAGTTCTAGCAATTGTCTCTGGAAAATTCGGTGAGCGCTGGGCCGATATGGCCGCTTTGTACGGAGCCAAAGTGCATCGCCTTGATGTCACATGGGGCGAAGCTGTGAATCCGGATGTTGTTCAACAATATCTGGATCAACACCCACAGACACGTTTAGTTTTGTGCCAAGCAACAGAAACAAGTACGGCAACCGCACACAATATCGAAGCTCTTGGAAAGATCATTTCTAAAACATCCGCATTATTTTTAGTTGATGGCATCACAGCAACAGGTGCTTACAACATTCCAATGGATACATGGCATATTGATGGCCTTGTGGCTGGCAGTCAAAAAGCAGTGATGTTACCAACCGGTCTTAGCTTCGTCTGCCTGTCGGAAAAAGCATGGAAAGTGGCGCAGACAGCTCCGCTTCCACGTTTTTATTTTGATCTACGTAAAGAATATAAAGCGAATCAAAACGGAGAAACTCTTTTTTCTTCTAGTGTACCTTTAATTAAAGCTTTGGATTTTGTGCTGACGCGTATTCAAGAAGTTGGTTTACAACGACATTTCTTACAACTGCGTCGACGTGCAGACTTCACACGTGAACTGGCCCGCCAAATGAATCTGCAACTTTTTTCAAAATCCCCTTCTGATTCCGTCACAGCCCTGTGTGTTCCAGAGGGAATTGATGGAGCCAAACTGCGCACTCACCTAGAACAGAAATATCAAGTTACGGTTATGGGTGGACAGGATCAATTAAAAGGAAAAATTCTGCGCATTGGTCACATGGGTTACATCCGCGATGAAGATATGGTGGAAACGATGACTCGCCTCGCTCAGGCTTTGCAAGACTTTCAATTCAACATCGATCCTCAACAAATTAAAGTCGCCAGCGAAAATTGGCTGAAGTCCCACACTGTATGA
- a CDS encoding hydroxyacid dehydrogenase codes for MNMNSDIKNILICERFDLEALLELKKNKKFLVENYSDEKSETADALVIRSKFRITAAQLDKSPNLKLIVTCTSGFDHIDLEETQKRSITVMFTPEANAISAAELAWSLLMAANRQVCAAHREMKAGKWNREPFLGHELSGKTLGIIGLGRIGSRVANFAKAFGMKTLAFDPYQDEAVFQQTQALRVSYEEILKQSDFLSFHVPATFETKNMFSRSQIEYVNPEVIIVNTSRGSAINEDDLADALLDKKIRFAALDVFQKEPLTRDSKLNKCQNVILTPHLGAYTEEAFSKASLEAAQRVTEFFELNKTLNTLPLKNDWGSLSFAERV; via the coding sequence ATGAACATGAACTCCGACATCAAAAATATTTTAATTTGTGAGCGGTTTGACTTAGAAGCCTTGCTCGAACTTAAGAAAAATAAAAAGTTTCTTGTTGAAAATTACTCAGATGAAAAATCTGAAACTGCGGATGCTCTTGTTATTCGTTCGAAATTTCGTATCACAGCAGCGCAGTTAGATAAATCACCGAATTTAAAACTTATCGTCACTTGCACCAGTGGTTTTGATCATATTGACCTTGAGGAAACACAGAAACGCAGCATTACTGTGATGTTTACCCCAGAAGCTAATGCGATATCGGCAGCGGAACTGGCATGGTCACTTCTGATGGCAGCTAATCGCCAAGTTTGCGCCGCCCATCGCGAGATGAAAGCTGGAAAATGGAATCGCGAACCTTTTTTAGGCCATGAACTGAGTGGAAAAACCTTAGGTATTATTGGTTTGGGTCGTATCGGCTCACGTGTGGCCAATTTTGCCAAAGCTTTTGGAATGAAGACTCTGGCTTTCGATCCCTACCAAGACGAAGCCGTTTTTCAGCAGACACAAGCTTTGCGCGTCAGTTACGAAGAGATTCTAAAACAATCTGATTTTCTGAGTTTTCATGTTCCGGCCACCTTTGAAACCAAAAATATGTTTTCTAGATCGCAAATCGAATATGTAAATCCAGAAGTGATTATTGTAAACACCTCTAGAGGCAGTGCTATCAACGAAGATGATTTAGCCGATGCCCTTTTAGATAAAAAAATTCGATTTGCCGCCTTAGACGTCTTTCAAAAAGAGCCTCTAACACGGGATTCTAAGCTCAATAAATGTCAAAATGTTATTTTAACCCCTCATCTTGGAGCCTATACTGAGGAAGCTTTTTCAAAAGCCTCGTTAGAAGCCGCACAAAGAGTGACAGAATTCTTCGAATTGAATAAAACACTGAACACATTGCCACTTAAAAACGACTGGGGAAGCCTGTCGTTTGCAGAAAGGGTCTGA
- a CDS encoding adenylosuccinate synthase translates to MSATVVIGAQWGDEGKGKLVDVLAAKADLVVRFQGGSNAGHTLVVNGKKTVLHLIPSGILHTDKTCVIASGVVVDIFGLTQEIRQLKESGFEIGSSQLLISDNATALLPYHKALDQAREKALSEGKIGTTGKGIGPAYEDRAARRALVMSDLFDEKTLLAKLEAVLKEKNVLLQNLYDAPEIKAKDIFDQIQTVIGELKAYRTTDVSLLVSQKIKQGKRILFEGAQGTLLDIHHGTYPFVTSSSTIAGSGSISAGIGPHHLSKIVGVFKAYCTRVGSGPFPTELHDDVGTKIQKDGHEFGSTTGRARRCGWLDLVALKYAIRLNGINSLAMMKLDVLSEHEQIGVCTGYKLDGEVITEFPTSTELVSRLEPVIEYLPGWKEDLTEVKSVKDLPRQAIGYIDFISRHVGCPIDVVSVGPDRDQTLWIKPLYKD, encoded by the coding sequence ATGTCAGCAACGGTAGTTATCGGAGCCCAATGGGGAGACGAAGGAAAAGGTAAATTAGTCGATGTTCTAGCAGCGAAAGCTGATCTAGTTGTCCGCTTTCAAGGCGGATCGAACGCAGGACACACACTTGTCGTTAACGGCAAAAAAACAGTGCTTCATTTAATTCCTTCAGGAATTTTACATACCGATAAAACCTGCGTGATCGCTTCAGGCGTTGTCGTGGATATCTTCGGATTAACTCAAGAAATTCGTCAGTTGAAAGAAAGTGGATTTGAAATTGGCTCTTCACAATTGTTGATTTCAGATAATGCCACAGCCTTACTTCCCTACCATAAAGCTTTAGATCAAGCCCGCGAAAAGGCTCTATCTGAAGGGAAAATTGGAACAACAGGAAAAGGAATCGGCCCAGCCTATGAAGATCGCGCGGCCCGTCGCGCTTTAGTGATGAGTGATCTTTTTGATGAAAAGACTTTATTAGCAAAACTCGAAGCCGTTTTAAAAGAAAAGAACGTGCTTTTACAAAACCTCTATGATGCTCCAGAAATTAAAGCGAAAGATATCTTTGATCAAATTCAAACTGTTATTGGTGAACTCAAAGCTTATCGTACAACTGACGTGAGTCTTTTGGTCTCTCAGAAAATCAAACAGGGAAAACGCATCTTGTTTGAAGGCGCTCAAGGTACGTTATTAGATATTCATCACGGCACGTATCCATTTGTAACCAGCTCTTCAACGATTGCAGGTTCTGGTTCTATCAGTGCGGGTATTGGGCCTCACCATCTTTCAAAAATTGTGGGTGTTTTTAAAGCTTACTGTACGCGTGTTGGTAGCGGTCCATTTCCAACAGAATTACATGACGATGTCGGCACTAAAATTCAGAAGGATGGGCACGAGTTTGGCTCTACCACTGGGCGTGCCCGTCGCTGTGGCTGGTTAGATCTGGTCGCCTTGAAATATGCGATCCGTTTAAATGGTATCAACAGTTTAGCCATGATGAAGTTAGATGTTCTTTCTGAGCATGAGCAAATCGGCGTTTGTACGGGCTATAAGCTTGATGGTGAAGTGATCACCGAGTTCCCAACATCTACAGAGCTAGTGAGTCGCCTAGAGCCAGTAATTGAATATTTACCAGGCTGGAAAGAGGATTTGACTGAAGTTAAGTCAGTAAAAGATTTACCTCGCCAAGCTATTGGCTACATTGACTTTATTTCACGCCATGTAGGCTGTCCAATTGACGTGGTTTCAGTGGGACCAGACCGAGATCAGACCCTTTGGATCAAACCCTTGTATAAAGATTAA
- a CDS encoding type II toxin-antitoxin system HicB family antitoxin produces the protein MKYHFKVHKDKKGFWAECIELDCLTQAESKEELVTNMQEALDLHLAEPENSNVLFPEPQADLKGRSIVAVQVSPSVAFAMELRQTRLKRKMTQKAMMELLGIRNLSNYQRLEDPDRANPELKTLFELQGKLPELSVARIFG, from the coding sequence ATGAAATATCACTTTAAAGTTCATAAAGATAAAAAAGGATTTTGGGCTGAGTGTATCGAGCTAGACTGTCTAACTCAGGCAGAGAGCAAAGAAGAGTTGGTTACGAATATGCAAGAAGCTTTGGATCTACACTTAGCTGAGCCCGAGAACTCGAACGTTTTATTTCCAGAGCCCCAAGCTGATTTGAAAGGAAGAAGTATCGTGGCTGTTCAGGTTTCACCGAGTGTGGCCTTTGCGATGGAGCTTCGTCAAACTCGCTTGAAAAGAAAGATGACTCAGAAAGCGATGATGGAGCTATTGGGAATTCGGAATCTTTCCAACTATCAACGCCTTGAAGATCCCGATCGTGCGAATCCAGAACTGAAAACTTTATTTGAATTGCAGGGTAAGTTACCTGAGTTGAGTGTGGCGCGGATATTCGGATAA
- a CDS encoding type II toxin-antitoxin system HicA family toxin, translating to MIKVRSNMPISGKEMLKLYKEHGWQELRQSGSHVTVGKGIRRETIPLHRELKKGLEQKLRKRLKGNL from the coding sequence ATGATAAAGGTTAGGTCGAATATGCCGATAAGTGGTAAAGAGATGCTCAAACTATATAAAGAGCATGGATGGCAAGAGCTGCGGCAAAGTGGCAGTCATGTCACAGTTGGAAAAGGTATACGGCGCGAGACTATTCCGCTGCATCGAGAACTGAAAAAAGGTTTAGAGCAGAAATTGAGGAAAAGATTGAAAGGCAATTTATGA
- a CDS encoding GNAT family N-acetyltransferase, translating into MRRGLFKTRRLILRAINSKDYDVWFDAYVNRLPQKSRWDAPPLSADKCTRKIFQKVLKEHEQLAKVDDYYRYYLFEKKTGAIVGQVDFDIFVRSTHQFANFGYQIYNRHWGKKLGKEAATMGLKIGFKHLKLNRLEAAINLDNKKSIKLARSIGMKKEGIKKRYWYEDGQWVDHVIYVANPEDIGLRGRKPIFG; encoded by the coding sequence ATGCGTAGAGGTCTTTTTAAAACGCGCCGACTTATTTTAAGAGCTATTAATTCCAAAGACTATGATGTTTGGTTTGATGCCTACGTCAATAGACTGCCGCAGAAAAGCAGATGGGATGCTCCGCCGTTGTCAGCTGACAAATGCACTCGCAAAATCTTTCAAAAGGTTTTGAAAGAGCACGAGCAGTTGGCAAAGGTAGACGACTATTATCGATATTATCTTTTTGAAAAAAAGACGGGTGCCATCGTTGGTCAAGTTGATTTCGATATATTCGTCAGAAGCACGCATCAGTTCGCGAATTTCGGATATCAGATTTACAATCGACATTGGGGTAAAAAGCTTGGAAAAGAAGCGGCCACCATGGGACTTAAAATCGGCTTCAAACATCTGAAGTTGAATCGTCTAGAAGCGGCAATCAATTTGGATAACAAAAAATCTATCAAATTGGCCCGTTCTATCGGAATGAAAAAAGAAGGCATTAAAAAGCGCTACTGGTACGAAGACGGACAGTGGGTCGATCACGTGATCTATGTGGCGAATCCAGAGGATATCGGATTGAGAGGGAGAAAACCGATTTTCGGATAG
- a CDS encoding PA0069 family radical SAM protein: MSEKARKSLDLLLKTKGRGAVSNQSGRFNKTQRIYDVTDADYYADENEIPSLKTEFLVDSAKSILSRNDSPDMGKMVSMNVYRGCEHGCIYCYARPTHEYFNLSAGLDFESKIFVKYNAPELLRKELMKRSWQPEVIMTSGVTDCYQPIERKLQLTRQCLQVLAEFKNPVALITKNFLVTRDVDILSKMASENLAAVTLSVTTLDDHLGRVMEPRTSTPKRRLEAIRILSEAGVPVFVNVAPIIPGLTDHEIPRILEAAAKAGARSAGNVVVRLPHSVKDLFSEWLETNFPEKKEKVLSAIRDIRNGKLYNADFATRMTGTGARADHIAEVFQIFKRKYFPKQDYHPLRTDLFKRPSDQLSFEVD; the protein is encoded by the coding sequence ATGAGTGAAAAAGCAAGAAAATCTTTAGACCTATTATTAAAAACAAAAGGACGTGGGGCTGTCAGCAATCAGTCGGGGCGATTTAATAAAACCCAGCGTATCTATGATGTGACGGATGCTGATTACTACGCCGATGAAAACGAGATTCCCTCACTCAAGACTGAGTTTTTGGTCGATAGTGCGAAATCGATTCTTTCCCGTAATGATAGCCCCGACATGGGCAAGATGGTCAGTATGAATGTCTATCGAGGTTGCGAGCATGGTTGTATCTATTGTTATGCAAGACCAACTCACGAGTATTTTAATTTATCCGCAGGATTGGACTTTGAATCCAAGATATTTGTTAAATACAATGCTCCTGAGTTGTTAAGAAAAGAGCTGATGAAGCGCAGTTGGCAGCCCGAAGTGATTATGACCAGCGGAGTGACGGATTGTTATCAACCCATTGAAAGAAAACTTCAACTGACGCGTCAGTGCTTACAAGTTTTGGCAGAGTTTAAAAATCCAGTGGCTTTAATTACAAAAAATTTCTTAGTCACCCGTGATGTGGACATTCTTTCTAAGATGGCTTCGGAAAATTTGGCGGCAGTGACTTTGTCTGTTACCACATTAGATGATCATTTAGGTCGCGTGATGGAGCCACGAACATCAACGCCGAAGCGCAGATTAGAAGCCATTCGAATTCTGTCCGAGGCGGGCGTACCTGTATTTGTAAATGTAGCTCCGATTATTCCCGGCCTTACCGATCACGAAATTCCACGCATTTTAGAGGCGGCTGCCAAAGCCGGAGCTAGATCTGCCGGTAATGTCGTGGTCAGACTTCCACACTCGGTAAAAGATCTATTCAGCGAATGGCTTGAAACCAACTTTCCCGAAAAAAAAGAAAAGGTTTTAAGCGCCATCCGAGATATCCGTAACGGCAAGCTGTACAATGCCGACTTTGCAACCCGCATGACCGGAACAGGAGCGCGAGCCGATCACATCGCCGAAGTCTTCCAAATTTTCAAACGCAAATATTTCCCCAAACAAGACTACCACCCACTGCGCACAGACTTATTTAAACGGCCTAGTGATCAGTTGAGTTTTGAGGTGGATTAA
- a CDS encoding heavy metal translocating P-type ATPase — MSHSDHSHHHHSPPSPTSEKDPVCGMTVEPATAKGGSTRYKEKNFYFCNPKCKTKFEAEPEKYISSNTNEAKKELTTAELESIYTCPMHPEIRQKGPGSCPICGMALEPEEISLEDVENPELIDFTRRLKVSIPLAVPLLLLAMSDLIPGQPVQHAIPAWLNAIIQFILATPVVLWAGQPFFERGWASVKSKNFNMFTLIALGTGVAYLFSLVGTFIPSLIPESLKMHGGLPPLYYEASAVIITLVLLGQVLELRARNQTGNAIRALLGLAPKTARRIKADGTEEDIPVEHIHLGNLLRVRPGEKIPVDGTIVEGRSLVDESMITGEPIPLEKQIGSHVTGATVNGTGSFVMKATKVGSDTLLSQIVKMVSQAQRSRAPIQKLADTVSGYFVPAVVLISIVTALIWYFVGPEPKLTHAIVNAVAVLIIACPCALGLATPMSIMVGTGKGANLGVLIKNAEALESLEKITTLVVDKTGTLTLGKPKLAHVKTLNGFDEATTLSAVAALEKSSEHPLAEAIVNGAVEKGLQIHAVSDFESITGMGVKGTVQNRLVLVGNRKLLEKFLVDTTELVSIAKELQSTGHGAMLAAIDGKPAAVIAVKDPIKESAKPAIAYFHSKKVQVVMLTGDSRHTAEVVAREMGIDRVEAEVLPQQKNEIIKKLQSEGHIVAMAGDGINDAPALAQANVGVAMGTGTDVAIESASVTLVKGDLIGIVRAHRLSQATMSNIRQNLVFAFGYNMLGVPIAAGLLYPAFGILLSPMLASLAMSLSSVSVVGNALRLRNLKIREH, encoded by the coding sequence ATGAGCCATTCAGATCATTCACACCATCATCACTCGCCACCATCGCCAACTTCTGAAAAAGATCCCGTATGTGGGATGACTGTTGAACCCGCAACAGCTAAGGGTGGAAGTACGCGCTACAAAGAAAAAAATTTCTACTTCTGTAACCCTAAATGCAAAACTAAATTTGAAGCTGAACCTGAAAAGTACATTTCCTCAAACACCAATGAAGCGAAGAAAGAGCTAACAACAGCTGAATTGGAATCTATCTACACCTGCCCGATGCATCCAGAAATTCGTCAGAAAGGGCCCGGTAGTTGTCCTATCTGTGGGATGGCTTTAGAGCCAGAAGAAATTTCTTTGGAGGATGTTGAAAATCCCGAGCTCATTGATTTTACACGACGATTAAAAGTCAGTATTCCATTGGCAGTTCCTCTTTTACTGTTAGCGATGTCGGACCTGATTCCCGGTCAACCTGTACAACACGCCATCCCCGCATGGTTAAATGCGATAATACAGTTTATCTTGGCGACTCCTGTTGTACTTTGGGCAGGACAACCTTTTTTCGAAAGAGGCTGGGCCTCGGTTAAGTCAAAAAACTTCAATATGTTCACCTTGATTGCTCTCGGCACCGGTGTTGCTTACCTCTTTAGTTTGGTCGGAACTTTCATTCCTTCTCTTATTCCTGAAAGTTTAAAAATGCACGGAGGCCTTCCCCCACTTTACTATGAAGCGTCCGCAGTTATTATTACGCTAGTTCTATTGGGACAAGTCCTTGAACTACGTGCTCGCAACCAAACCGGAAATGCAATTCGTGCACTGCTAGGATTAGCCCCAAAAACTGCACGTAGAATAAAAGCCGATGGTACAGAAGAAGATATTCCCGTTGAACATATTCACTTAGGAAACCTTCTACGTGTCAGACCCGGAGAAAAAATTCCTGTGGACGGCACAATCGTAGAAGGTCGAAGCCTTGTTGATGAATCCATGATCACTGGGGAACCCATTCCTTTAGAAAAACAAATCGGTTCACATGTAACGGGAGCCACTGTCAATGGTACAGGAAGCTTTGTCATGAAAGCTACCAAAGTGGGCTCGGATACACTGTTGTCTCAAATTGTAAAAATGGTATCCCAAGCACAAAGAAGCCGAGCTCCTATTCAAAAATTAGCCGACACAGTGTCGGGCTATTTTGTTCCAGCGGTCGTTTTAATTTCAATCGTGACTGCGCTAATTTGGTATTTTGTCGGTCCAGAGCCTAAACTGACACATGCGATTGTCAATGCCGTCGCGGTACTGATCATCGCCTGCCCGTGTGCTTTGGGGTTAGCAACTCCGATGTCGATTATGGTGGGCACAGGCAAAGGAGCCAACCTCGGTGTCTTAATTAAAAATGCAGAGGCCTTAGAGAGTTTAGAGAAGATCACCACTTTGGTTGTCGACAAAACTGGGACTTTAACATTGGGAAAACCGAAGCTAGCGCACGTCAAAACTCTAAATGGATTTGATGAAGCCACGACTTTGTCTGCTGTTGCTGCTCTTGAAAAATCTAGCGAGCATCCTTTGGCGGAAGCTATCGTCAATGGCGCAGTGGAAAAAGGATTACAAATCCATGCGGTTAGCGATTTTGAATCTATCACCGGAATGGGTGTAAAAGGAACTGTGCAAAATCGCCTTGTACTTGTAGGTAACCGCAAACTTCTAGAAAAATTTCTAGTAGATACAACCGAACTTGTCAGCATCGCAAAAGAACTTCAAAGCACAGGTCATGGAGCTATGCTCGCCGCAATTGATGGAAAACCTGCAGCAGTTATTGCCGTCAAAGATCCAATTAAAGAATCTGCAAAACCCGCCATTGCCTATTTTCACTCGAAAAAAGTTCAAGTGGTGATGTTAACCGGAGACAGTCGTCATACGGCCGAAGTGGTGGCCCGTGAAATGGGAATTGATCGCGTTGAGGCGGAAGTGCTTCCTCAACAAAAAAACGAAATCATCAAAAAGCTACAAAGTGAAGGACACATCGTGGCTATGGCCGGAGACGGGATCAATGATGCCCCCGCCTTGGCGCAAGCCAATGTCGGTGTCGCCATGGGTACAGGCACAGATGTGGCCATTGAAAGCGCCAGTGTGACCTTAGTGAAAGGCGATCTGATTGGCATCGTTCGCGCCCACCGACTCAGCCAAGCTACCATGTCCAATATCCGTCAGAATCTAGTCTTTGCCTTTGGTTACAATATGCTCGGTGTTCCCATCGCGGCGGGCCTTCTTTACCCTGCTTTTGGTATTCTATTGAGCCCAATGCTGGCTAGTTTAGCAATGAGCCTTAGCTCTGTCTCGGTCGTGGGAAATGCCCTACGCCTTAGGAACCTTAAAATTAGGGAGCATTAA